The Prevotella fusca JCM 17724 genome includes a window with the following:
- the coaW gene encoding type II pantothenate kinase produces MKISIGIDVGISTTKIVGIREGKVIKPLRIKATDPVTSLYGAFGKYLYDNRIELSDVEQVMLTGVGAHYINKPVYGLPTAKADEFLADGLGAQFESKLQRMIVVSMGTGTSLVLCDGSKIRHIGGIGIGGGTLSGLSRLLLKTDDVKEIIALAMKGDISRINLQIKDISTNPLPGLPMDATASLFANAQANASREDIALGLIGLVLQSIGSATILSALNSDIRDFVLIGNLTLLPQCELLFPVMEKIYDVRFIIPKYSEYCTAIGAALQASRIGEQ; encoded by the coding sequence ATGAAGATTTCCATTGGTATAGATGTGGGGATTTCGACAACCAAGATTGTTGGAATCAGAGAAGGAAAGGTTATCAAGCCGTTGCGCATCAAGGCTACAGACCCGGTGACTTCCTTGTATGGAGCTTTTGGAAAGTATCTGTATGACAATAGGATAGAGCTGTCTGATGTAGAGCAGGTAATGCTCACTGGCGTGGGAGCCCATTATATCAATAAGCCTGTCTATGGGCTCCCTACAGCAAAGGCTGACGAGTTTCTGGCTGATGGTTTGGGTGCCCAGTTTGAGTCAAAGCTGCAGCGCATGATTGTTGTCTCCATGGGTACGGGTACTTCTCTTGTGCTTTGTGATGGCAGCAAGATACGCCATATAGGTGGTATCGGTATTGGTGGCGGAACATTGAGCGGTCTTTCCCGCCTGCTATTGAAGACGGATGATGTGAAGGAAATCATTGCTTTGGCGATGAAGGGTGATATTTCCCGTATCAATCTGCAAATCAAGGATATATCTACCAATCCTCTCCCGGGATTGCCGATGGACGCAACAGCTTCGCTCTTTGCCAATGCACAGGCAAATGCCAGCCGTGAGGATATTGCTCTGGGATTGATTGGTCTGGTGTTGCAGTCTATTGGTTCTGCGACAATATTGAGTGCATTGAACAGTGATATACGTGACTTTGTACTTATTGGAAACCTTACCTTGCTGCCACAGTGTGAACTTCTCTTCCCTGTGATGGAGAAGATATATGATGTACGTTTTATCATTCCAAAGTACTCGGAGTATTGTACGGCGATTGGTGCAGCACTACAAGCAAGCAGGATAGGGGAACAGTAA
- a CDS encoding TrpB-like pyridoxal phosphate-dependent enzyme yields MAQKRFLLNEQDIPTQWYNIQADMPTKPLPPLNPATREPMKAEDLAEIFSMECSRQELDCEHAWIDIPEEVLDMYKYYRSTPLVRAYALEKALDTPAHIYFKNESVNPLGSHKVNSAIPQCYYCKKEGVTNVTTETGAGQWGAALSYAAKVFGLEAAVYQVKISMQQKPYRSLIMRTFGAMVEGSPSMSTRAGKDIVTRDPTHPGSLGTAISEAIELARTTPNCKYTLGSVLNHVALHQTIIGLEAEKQMEMAGEYPDKVIACFGGGSNFGGIAFPFMRHNILEGKQTEFIAAEPNSCPKLTRGKFEYDFGDEAGYTPLLPMYTLGHDFKPANIHAGGLRYHGAGVIVSQLLKDGYMYGMDIPQLESFEAGILFSRTEGIIPAPESCHAIAAAVREAKKAKETGKQDVILFCLSGHGLIDMTAYDTYINGDLRNYTLSDEDIERNLGTLPQV; encoded by the coding sequence ATGGCTCAGAAAAGATTTCTACTTAATGAACAAGATATACCTACACAGTGGTATAACATTCAGGCTGATATGCCGACCAAACCGCTTCCTCCCCTCAACCCGGCTACACGTGAGCCGATGAAAGCTGAGGACCTTGCCGAAATCTTCAGCATGGAATGTTCCAGACAAGAACTTGACTGTGAGCACGCCTGGATTGATATTCCCGAGGAAGTACTGGACATGTATAAGTACTATCGTTCCACGCCTCTTGTCCGTGCTTACGCCCTGGAGAAGGCCCTGGACACACCGGCACATATATATTTCAAGAATGAAAGTGTGAATCCTCTGGGCTCGCACAAGGTCAACTCTGCCATTCCGCAGTGTTACTATTGCAAGAAGGAAGGCGTGACGAACGTGACGACTGAGACGGGTGCGGGACAATGGGGTGCTGCACTGTCATACGCAGCAAAGGTTTTCGGACTTGAAGCAGCTGTCTACCAAGTGAAGATTTCAATGCAACAGAAGCCTTACCGTTCGCTGATTATGAGGACTTTCGGGGCTATGGTTGAAGGCTCTCCTTCAATGTCTACACGTGCAGGAAAGGACATCGTCACACGTGACCCGACACATCCCGGCTCATTGGGAACAGCCATATCTGAAGCTATCGAGCTTGCAAGGACAACACCTAACTGCAAGTATACCTTGGGCTCGGTGTTAAATCATGTTGCACTGCATCAGACCATCATCGGACTGGAGGCTGAAAAGCAGATGGAGATGGCAGGGGAATATCCCGATAAGGTCATCGCCTGCTTTGGAGGTGGCAGTAACTTCGGTGGTATCGCATTCCCTTTTATGCGCCATAACATCCTTGAAGGAAAGCAGACGGAGTTTATTGCAGCTGAGCCGAACAGCTGTCCGAAGCTGACACGTGGCAAGTTTGAATATGACTTCGGCGACGAAGCCGGTTACACCCCATTACTGCCAATGTACACGCTCGGTCACGATTTCAAGCCGGCAAACATACATGCAGGCGGCTTGCGCTATCATGGTGCAGGCGTCATCGTCAGTCAGCTTCTCAAAGACGGATATATGTACGGAATGGATATACCGCAGCTGGAAAGTTTTGAAGCAGGTATCCTGTTCTCCCGGACAGAGGGAATAATCCCGGCACCAGAGAGCTGTCATGCCATTGCAGCAGCTGTACGGGAAGCAAAAAAAGCAAAGGAAACGGGCAAACAGGATGTCATTCTCTTTTGTCTTTCGGGACATGGACTTATTGATATGACCGCTTATGACACCTATATCAATGGTGACTTGAGAAACTACACGCTCTCTGACGAAGACATAGAAAGAAACCTCGGAACACTTCCACAAGTGTAA
- a CDS encoding glutathione peroxidase — protein MRTVYEFSVKDRKGKAVSLKEYANEVLLIVNTATKCGFTPTYEQLEALYEKYHAQGFEVLDFPCNQFGQQAPGTDESIHEFCKLTYGTKFSRFKKVKVNGEDADPLFKFLKEQKGFAGWDESHELYPILDKMLSEADPNYKESAEIKWNFTKFLINKKGQVVARFEPTESFENIAKQIEELL, from the coding sequence ATGAGAACAGTTTATGAATTCTCTGTCAAAGACAGAAAAGGTAAGGCGGTATCCCTGAAAGAGTATGCTAATGAAGTTCTGCTGATTGTAAACACAGCTACCAAATGCGGCTTCACACCAACCTACGAGCAGTTGGAAGCACTCTATGAGAAATACCATGCACAGGGCTTTGAAGTACTGGATTTCCCTTGTAACCAGTTTGGTCAGCAGGCACCGGGCACAGACGAAAGTATCCATGAATTCTGCAAACTTACCTACGGCACAAAATTTTCACGTTTCAAGAAGGTAAAGGTGAACGGCGAAGATGCTGACCCTCTCTTCAAATTCCTCAAGGAACAGAAGGGATTTGCTGGTTGGGACGAGTCACACGAGCTTTACCCAATCCTCGACAAGATGCTTTCTGAGGCTGACCCTAACTACAAGGAGAGCGCAGAAATCAAGTGGAACTTCACTAAGTTCCTCATTAACAAGAAGGGTCAGGTAGTTGCTCGCTTTGAACCAACAGAGAGCTTTGAGAATATCGCTAAGCAGATTGAGGAGTTATTGTAG
- a CDS encoding sodium:solute symporter gives MIIIGTILAYFCILLLISRITGHKADNEAFFRANGQSPWYLVAFGMIGASISGVTFVSVPGMVMTSDMTYMQTCLGFILGYFAVAFLLLPVYYRLKLTTIYSYLQSRLGRRSYKTGASFFLLSKMTGAAVRFYVVCMILQRFVLDAYGVPFPVTVVVLVALIWLYTRRGGIRTLVLTDTFQTLCMLLALLLIIYKVVDALGMNLSEAAQAIANDGHSRVFVFDDWVSKQNFWKQFLSGIFIVVVMTGLDQDMMQKNLTCKTLREAQKDMCTYGFAFAPANLLFLSLGVLLMMYFNRVGQVLPDMPDNLMLQAVAGGQLGTLVVVLFTIGIVAACFSSADSALTALTTTFCVDICNRRKDEKLRKQAHLGMSVVFVLFILVFRYVNSTSLIDAIYTIVSYTYGPLLGLFAFGLCTKRAVNDKLTPYIAVASPLLCFALDTIVSKTTGYKFGYELLMLNGLITFSACYFLPARK, from the coding sequence ATGATTATAATCGGTACTATTCTTGCATATTTTTGCATCTTATTGTTAATTAGTAGAATCACCGGACATAAGGCTGACAACGAGGCTTTCTTCCGTGCAAACGGACAGTCGCCGTGGTATCTTGTAGCATTCGGGATGATTGGCGCAAGCATTTCCGGTGTAACTTTTGTCAGCGTGCCAGGTATGGTGATGACGAGTGATATGACTTATATGCAGACCTGTTTAGGTTTTATCCTTGGCTATTTTGCTGTGGCATTTCTCTTGCTTCCTGTCTATTACCGGCTGAAACTGACGACAATCTACTCTTATCTGCAGAGTCGTCTGGGCAGACGGAGCTATAAGACCGGTGCCTCCTTCTTCCTCTTGTCGAAGATGACAGGTGCCGCCGTGCGTTTCTATGTCGTCTGTATGATTCTTCAGCGTTTTGTGTTAGATGCATACGGCGTACCCTTTCCTGTAACGGTGGTAGTCCTTGTGGCTCTGATTTGGCTTTATACACGACGGGGAGGTATACGGACACTTGTGCTGACAGATACTTTCCAGACGCTTTGCATGCTCCTTGCACTTCTCCTTATTATATATAAGGTGGTGGATGCGCTTGGGATGAACCTCTCTGAAGCCGCTCAGGCAATAGCCAATGACGGTCATTCGCGTGTTTTTGTTTTCGATGACTGGGTGTCCAAACAGAACTTCTGGAAGCAGTTTCTCAGTGGTATCTTTATTGTGGTTGTGATGACGGGGCTGGATCAGGATATGATGCAGAAGAACCTTACCTGTAAGACCTTGCGTGAAGCGCAGAAGGATATGTGTACCTATGGCTTCGCCTTTGCGCCAGCCAACTTGCTCTTTCTTTCCTTAGGTGTGTTGCTGATGATGTATTTCAACAGGGTAGGGCAGGTACTACCTGATATGCCTGACAACCTGATGCTTCAGGCTGTTGCCGGCGGACAGTTAGGTACGCTGGTTGTCGTCCTATTCACGATAGGCATTGTTGCAGCCTGTTTCTCCAGTGCCGATTCGGCCTTGACAGCCTTGACCACCACCTTCTGTGTGGACATCTGTAACCGACGAAAAGATGAAAAACTACGTAAGCAGGCGCATCTTGGTATGTCTGTTGTGTTTGTGCTGTTTATCCTTGTTTTCCGCTATGTCAATTCAACGAGTCTGATAGATGCCATTTACACCATCGTCTCTTATACATACGGACCGCTCTTAGGTCTCTTTGCTTTTGGCTTATGTACAAAGCGAGCAGTGAATGATAAGTTGACACCATATATAGCAGTAGCCAGTCCACTTCTTTGTTTTGCGTTAGATACAATCGTTTCAAAGACTACTGGTTATAAGTTTGGCTACGAGTTGTTGATGTTGAATGGATTGATTACTTTTTCCGCATGCTACTTTCTCCCTGCAAGAAAGTAG
- a CDS encoding OPT family oligopeptide transporter, with product MENKANQNIDLPENAFRELKDGEEYEPVMSPQKTYREVSPWSITWGILMAVLFSAAAAYLGLKVGQVFEAAIPIAIIAIGLSSATKRKNALGENVIIQSIGACSGAVVAGGIFVMPAIYMLELEADFFKIFIAAALGGILGILFLIPFRKYFVKDQHGKYPFPEATATTQVLVSGEKGGSQAKPLLLAGLVGGLYDFIVATFGWWNENVTSRMIGLGETIADKAKLVFKVNTGAAVLGLGYIIGLKYAFIICVGSLTVWWLIVPGMALIFPDTVLNQWDPSITTAVGQMAPEAIFKSYARSIGIGGIAMSGIIGIVKSWGIIKGAVGLAAREMKGKGSGQDEVIRTQRDISFKIIAFGSIATLVVTFLFFYLGVMDFNLLHAVVGILLVAIIAFLFTTVAANAIAIVGSNPVSGMTLMTLILASVVMVAVGLKGNAGMLAALLMGGVVCTALSMAGSFITDLKIGYWLGTTPKKQETWKFLGTIISAATVAGVMIVLDKTYGFNSGKLAAPQANAMAAVIKPLMSGQGAPWILYGIGAVIALALDRCKVPALAFALGMFIPLELNIPLLVGGTMNWYVTTRSKNEAVNKARGDKGTLLASGFIAGGALMGVISALLKFGGIEVDYSAWWENHLSELLSLVAYAALILYFILATRLSKNEQPE from the coding sequence ATGGAAAATAAAGCGAATCAAAACATTGACCTTCCTGAGAATGCTTTCAGGGAGTTGAAAGATGGCGAAGAGTACGAGCCGGTCATGTCGCCGCAGAAAACCTATCGTGAAGTAAGCCCGTGGTCTATCACATGGGGTATTCTCATGGCTGTCCTGTTTTCGGCTGCAGCTGCCTACCTCGGTCTGAAGGTAGGACAGGTATTTGAGGCAGCCATCCCAATCGCCATTATCGCTATCGGTCTGTCATCAGCCACAAAGCGCAAGAACGCATTGGGTGAGAACGTCATTATCCAGAGTATCGGTGCCTGCTCAGGTGCTGTAGTTGCCGGTGGCATCTTCGTTATGCCAGCCATCTATATGCTCGAGCTGGAAGCCGACTTCTTCAAAATCTTCATTGCAGCAGCTTTAGGAGGCATACTGGGCATTCTCTTTTTGATTCCTTTCCGCAAGTATTTTGTTAAGGATCAGCATGGTAAATATCCTTTCCCTGAAGCAACGGCTACCACACAGGTACTCGTAAGCGGTGAGAAAGGCGGAAGTCAGGCAAAGCCCCTGCTCCTCGCTGGTCTTGTAGGTGGACTCTACGATTTCATTGTCGCAACCTTTGGTTGGTGGAACGAGAACGTAACCAGCCGTATGATAGGCTTAGGCGAGACTATTGCCGACAAAGCAAAGCTCGTCTTCAAGGTCAATACCGGTGCAGCAGTCCTCGGGCTTGGCTATATCATCGGTCTGAAATATGCCTTCATCATCTGTGTCGGCTCACTGACCGTATGGTGGCTCATCGTACCGGGAATGGCTCTTATCTTCCCTGACACAGTATTGAATCAGTGGGACCCATCTATCACAACAGCCGTAGGACAGATGGCACCGGAGGCTATCTTTAAGTCATATGCTCGCTCAATCGGTATCGGTGGCATCGCAATGTCAGGTATCATCGGTATCGTGAAGTCATGGGGCATCATCAAGGGTGCTGTCGGTCTGGCTGCACGTGAGATGAAAGGTAAAGGCAGTGGACAGGATGAAGTTATCCGTACACAGCGTGATATTTCGTTTAAGATTATTGCTTTCGGAAGTATTGCCACACTCGTTGTCACCTTCCTCTTCTTCTATCTTGGGGTGATGGACTTCAATCTGCTCCATGCAGTTGTGGGCATCTTGCTCGTTGCAATCATAGCCTTCCTCTTCACCACAGTAGCCGCTAATGCCATTGCTATCGTAGGAAGCAATCCTGTATCGGGCATGACACTGATGACCCTCATTCTTGCCTCAGTCGTGATGGTAGCAGTCGGACTGAAAGGCAATGCCGGCATGCTGGCTGCTCTCCTTATGGGTGGTGTTGTATGCACGGCACTCTCAATGGCCGGTTCATTCATCACCGACCTGAAGATTGGCTATTGGCTTGGCACAACTCCTAAGAAACAGGAAACTTGGAAATTCCTCGGTACTATCATCTCTGCAGCTACTGTGGCTGGCGTAATGATTGTATTGGATAAGACCTACGGCTTCAACTCCGGCAAACTGGCAGCTCCACAGGCGAATGCCATGGCAGCTGTCATCAAACCACTGATGAGCGGACAGGGTGCACCTTGGATTCTCTATGGCATCGGTGCAGTTATCGCTCTCGCACTCGACCGCTGTAAGGTTCCTGCCTTGGCTTTCGCCTTGGGTATGTTTATTCCTCTGGAGTTGAATATCCCATTGTTAGTAGGCGGCACAATGAACTGGTACGTAACCACACGTTCTAAGAACGAAGCTGTCAACAAGGCACGTGGTGACAAGGGAACACTCCTTGCTTCAGGCTTCATTGCCGGTGGTGCACTGATGGGCGTTATCTCTGCTCTGCTGAAGTTTGGCGGCATTGAAGTCGATTATTCAGCTTGGTGGGAAAATCATCTCTCTGAACTGCTCTCCCTCGTGGCGTACGCAGCATTGATTCTCTACTTCATCCTTGCTACCAGACTTAGCAAGAACGAGCAACCGGAATAA
- a CDS encoding bile acid:sodium symporter family protein has protein sequence MRRIIRFIKDWTLPVSIVTGTLLYLVFAFIPALDGAANFFAPVLDTVLPLFMFLILYVTFCKVDFRKLIPVGWHLWIGIFQMLFVAIVVGAILTFHVTGEPLILLEAVLTCIIGPCASAAAVVTQKLGGNLEEMTTYMFLSNFICAILIPVCFPLIEPGAGMTFWSAFMLILYKVCLVLVVPMFLAYITKHWHVLHRFYQWVISVNDLSYYLWGCSLLIVSGTTVKNIVHADVSVSFLLLIAALALLLCLIQFAVGRYIGHFFHSTINAGQGLGQKNTAFAIWIAYTYLNPLSSVGPGCYILWQNIINSVEIWRHNHAMQRIK, from the coding sequence ATGAGGAGAATAATTCGGTTTATAAAGGATTGGACGTTGCCTGTTTCAATAGTTACGGGTACCTTGTTGTATCTCGTTTTTGCCTTTATTCCAGCCTTGGATGGTGCTGCAAACTTCTTTGCCCCCGTTCTTGACACAGTTCTCCCGTTGTTCATGTTCCTCATCCTGTACGTCACCTTCTGCAAAGTGGATTTCCGTAAGCTCATTCCTGTTGGCTGGCATCTATGGATAGGTATCTTTCAAATGTTGTTTGTAGCGATAGTTGTTGGTGCAATTCTGACTTTCCATGTCACAGGTGAGCCGCTTATATTGCTTGAGGCAGTCCTCACATGTATCATTGGTCCCTGTGCCTCTGCAGCAGCAGTGGTGACACAGAAGTTAGGTGGAAACCTTGAGGAGATGACAACCTATATGTTCCTCTCCAACTTCATCTGTGCTATTCTTATCCCAGTATGCTTTCCTTTGATTGAACCAGGGGCTGGTATGACGTTCTGGAGTGCCTTCATGCTCATCCTTTACAAGGTGTGCCTGGTCTTGGTAGTACCAATGTTTCTGGCATATATAACGAAGCACTGGCATGTCCTGCACAGGTTCTATCAATGGGTAATCAGTGTGAATGACCTTAGTTATTATCTTTGGGGATGTTCGCTGCTCATCGTTTCAGGCACTACGGTGAAGAATATAGTCCATGCTGATGTATCTGTCAGTTTCCTCTTGCTGATAGCTGCTCTGGCTCTTTTGCTTTGCCTGATACAGTTTGCAGTAGGCAGGTATATCGGTCATTTCTTCCATAGCACTATCAATGCAGGACAGGGATTGGGACAGAAGAATACTGCTTTTGCCATTTGGATAGCCTATACATATCTGAACCCTCTCTCATCAGTGGGACCAGGATGCTACATATTATGGCAGAATATTATTAACAGCGTTGAGATATGGCGGCATAATCATGCCATGCAACGCATAAAATAA
- a CDS encoding SGNH/GDSL hydrolase family protein yields MRTVKYFIVLLLLLLTNMTWAQDAASIDAWEVKPTESVEPDAMPAQAAPQKILAETEEMSMAPLPVSTTHVAQVAESRNQVVLLVGDSMADGLGTRFNDYAVKNGFEFHSIVWYGSTTRDWAIAADLQYQIEKVRPTYIIISLGTNDLGYKDYSRRETAIQTILSRVGNIPYVWVGPLPWQKVKDRTIVNVIRDCTGEGRFFDSSSVIASRADGIHPTRQGAALWVDKIVEWMGEPELNANPIEMDKPDFSTRFTHDEKHGMGYHGRR; encoded by the coding sequence GTGAGAACAGTAAAGTATTTCATTGTATTATTACTTCTTCTTTTAACGAATATGACCTGGGCACAGGATGCTGCCAGCATTGATGCGTGGGAGGTAAAGCCGACTGAGTCGGTAGAGCCTGATGCAATGCCGGCACAGGCTGCACCGCAGAAAATTCTGGCTGAGACTGAAGAGATGTCGATGGCACCTCTTCCTGTATCCACAACGCATGTGGCACAAGTTGCCGAGAGCCGTAACCAGGTTGTCCTGCTTGTCGGCGATTCCATGGCTGACGGTCTGGGAACACGCTTCAATGATTATGCTGTAAAGAACGGCTTTGAGTTCCATTCCATCGTATGGTACGGTAGTACGACACGCGACTGGGCAATAGCAGCCGACCTTCAGTACCAAATTGAGAAGGTGCGTCCTACATATATAATTATCAGTTTGGGTACCAACGACTTAGGTTACAAGGATTATAGCAGACGTGAAACGGCAATCCAGACTATTCTTAGTCGTGTTGGCAATATCCCATACGTGTGGGTCGGACCGCTTCCTTGGCAGAAAGTAAAGGACCGTACCATCGTTAATGTCATTCGTGACTGTACGGGAGAAGGACGTTTCTTCGACAGTAGTTCCGTCATTGCTTCACGTGCAGATGGTATTCATCCCACACGTCAGGGAGCTGCTTTGTGGGTAGATAAGATAGTAGAGTGGATGGGAGAGCCGGAACTTAATGCGAACCCGATAGAGATGGATAAGCCTGATTTCAGCACCCGCTTTACGCATGATGAAAAGCACGGAATGGGTTATCACGGACGTAGATAA
- the tsaA gene encoding tRNA (N6-threonylcarbamoyladenosine(37)-N6)-methyltransferase TrmO yields MKEIRPIAFFRSPLTSKFGVPRQSGLADNLVGRIVFEPQYQREEALRGLEGFDYLWLIWGFSANKSTDDGKLTVRPPRLGGNERLGVFATRSPFRPNGLGLSSVRIKQITDSVIEVVGADLMDGTPIYDVKPYIPYVDSHPEAKGGFTDKKAWQKLSVMMSDEYARCFEKEELAALKEVLAQDPRPQYQHDTERVYGMPFGGKDVRFRVDGDVLEIVGIE; encoded by the coding sequence ATGAAAGAGATTAGACCCATCGCTTTTTTCCGTTCGCCACTGACTTCGAAGTTCGGTGTTCCACGTCAAAGTGGCTTGGCAGACAATCTTGTCGGGAGGATTGTTTTTGAACCTCAGTACCAGCGTGAGGAGGCTCTGCGTGGACTGGAAGGTTTTGATTATCTGTGGTTGATCTGGGGCTTTTCGGCTAACAAATCTACTGATGACGGTAAACTTACCGTTCGCCCTCCACGTTTGGGAGGTAATGAACGTCTGGGAGTGTTTGCTACGCGTTCACCCTTTCGCCCGAATGGTCTTGGACTGTCTTCAGTCCGGATTAAGCAGATAACTGATAGTGTAATAGAGGTTGTTGGGGCTGACTTGATGGATGGTACGCCAATCTATGATGTGAAGCCTTATATTCCGTATGTTGATAGCCATCCAGAGGCAAAGGGCGGTTTTACAGATAAGAAAGCATGGCAGAAACTGTCAGTAATGATGTCTGATGAGTATGCCAGATGTTTTGAGAAAGAGGAACTTGCTGCATTGAAAGAAGTGCTTGCGCAGGATCCACGTCCGCAGTATCAACATGATACCGAACGTGTTTATGGTATGCCTTTCGGTGGTAAGGATGTAAGATTCAGGGTTGATGGTGATGTGCTGGAGATTGTTGGAATAGAGTAG
- a CDS encoding HU family DNA-binding protein → MKNKKEMTKADIINEIATSTGIAKKDVSAVVESFMDAIKDSLLEKKENVYLRGFGSFIVKHRAEKTARNISKNTTITIPAHDFPSFKPAKSFIEDMKK, encoded by the coding sequence ATAAAGAACAAAAAAGAAATGACGAAAGCAGATATCATCAATGAGATAGCGACATCTACTGGCATCGCCAAGAAGGACGTTTCAGCTGTGGTTGAGTCTTTTATGGACGCTATCAAGGACAGCTTGTTGGAAAAGAAAGAAAACGTTTACCTGCGTGGATTCGGCAGCTTCATCGTGAAGCACCGTGCGGAAAAGACTGCTCGTAACATCTCAAAGAATACGACTATCACTATTCCGGCACACGATTTCCCGAGCTTCAAGCCAGCAAAGAGTTTCATCGAGGATATGAAGAAGTAA
- a CDS encoding zinc ribbon domain-containing protein: protein MKCPKCNNEVNEQEKNCPNCNSPLNNNDKKNGPTLSRGLVVFIIIGTIFLVAFGFYYYGQHKNDPEYTQTAIEPDSNLADNDKAKFDTIAIDITAKDSADNQEEEQAEKVFNSIRRSNRTSHKSSHEESSSSNSDRQSSSPEHSSSSAGEIQPIAPAASKPRIESIEMD, encoded by the coding sequence ATGAAATGTCCAAAATGTAACAATGAAGTAAACGAGCAGGAAAAGAACTGTCCTAACTGCAACTCGCCACTGAACAACAATGACAAGAAGAATGGTCCGACATTAAGCCGAGGACTGGTTGTCTTCATAATCATTGGTACTATTTTCCTTGTCGCCTTCGGTTTCTACTATTATGGTCAGCACAAGAATGACCCGGAATATACACAGACTGCCATTGAGCCAGACTCAAACCTGGCTGACAACGATAAGGCTAAGTTCGACACAATTGCAATAGATATAACAGCCAAGGATTCTGCTGACAACCAGGAGGAGGAACAGGCAGAAAAGGTATTCAACAGTATCCGCAGAAGTAACCGCACAAGCCATAAGAGCAGTCACGAAGAATCATCTTCAAGCAATTCTGACAGGCAGAGCAGTAGCCCAGAACACTCTTCCAGCTCTGCAGGTGAGATACAACCTATAGCTCCTGCTGCTTCCAAGCCCCGTATTGAATCAATTGAGATGGATTAA